The Drosophila sulfurigaster albostrigata strain 15112-1811.04 chromosome 3, ASM2355843v2, whole genome shotgun sequence genomic sequence agcattttcaatatacatatctGATTGCGCTCGACTAATTGACACACAATTTCCCAcagcattaaaacaaattcaatttggagcattctattttattgcctacttttaggctcGAATTACTTTCTGACTAACTTCTctctacttttattttctattctttaCATTTGCAGTACTCCGTGTGTGAGCTATTCAATTTTGTTccgcaaacaacaacaaaaacaacagcaaaaacatgAGTGGCGAGCGCCCGAAGCGTCCTCTGTCAGCGTATATGCTGTGGCTCAATGAGAACCGCGAACAGATCAAAAAGGATAATCCCGGCAGTAAGGTCACAGATATTGCAAAGCGTGGCGGTGAACTGTGGCGCGGCTTAAAAGACAAGACCGTAAGTGATGGACAATTATAGATGGTATATATTTCCAACTGATACtaatttgaatgtattttgtttgttaactAGGAATGGGAACAGAAAGCCATCAAAATGAAGGAGGAATACAATAAGGCGGTGAAGGATTACGAGGCAAATGGCGGCACCGACTCGGGTGCGCCCAAGAAGCGAAAGAAGGTCGCCGCCAAGCCCGCCAAGAAGGCCAAGAAGAAAGAGTCCTCCGAGGAAGATGAGGAGGATGAGAGCGAGTAAATAATCTAAAGCAAAATGCTAACGGCAAACCAACGTTCGCATcagttttaaaatacattttactaatgtaattttttaagtgacatacaaaaacaaagcaaacaaaaaattgaagagaaaaaaatattaaaatacaaacaaaaaaaaaaaaaagaaataaaaagatgTAAACCTTAAACCTTTAAAAATGCACtaaacacacacccacacacacacacacacatacacaccacaacaacaacaacccatAATATAAGTTACAACATAATTTCCAGTCAAAGAGataaacgaaaaagaaaagaatagaaaagaaaagaaaaaacaaaaactagcAACTGTTTCTTAATAGGTTTGTACGTATCTCTGTATGTGAATATATCGAGACTATGTCATTCAAATCGCGTTTCTCCAACTACTTACTTAAATTCCTCATCACGAGCCAGTCACTTGGTTCCACATTTCagataaagaaaacaaatatatagaaGCATCATCAGCAATATGAGGTTACTATATGGTAAATGTTCTACTTTGGCGGCATCTAATGTAAATGTTTATATCCATAGCGTTCTACGAAGGAAACGTTCGCAAGAATTATCCTGTATAGTGGTGTCGAACGATTCCTTTTATTCGTCCTTTTAGCAGACGTtctcaatttaattacatacaatttatataaagtttaAATCAACAATCCAACAAGTTAtacacttttaatatatacttaagtatatataattaaatcgaTATGTATATGAACTTATATACATACGattatgtaatttaaatgaaaatacaaaaaaaaaaaaacgaaacaaaacaaacaaatattacaaaatatgtaattgtaAATGTAGAGCTGAacggaatattatttaaaaatatatgaataaaagaaattaaaaaaaaacagcaaaacggttttatttttcaattcaatttttattcgactttgagaaaatgtaaaacaatttttacatatataatatacatttgtataacTTGTTGCAgtcatttatttatctatcCATAAAGTAGAAATATTTCCAATAgctagaaggaggcatctgccataaagtatatatattcttgatctgcttcaacagccgagacgatcttgccatgtccgtctgtccgtctgtctgtatgaacatctagatctcagagagtTTACGAGGTAGAGCTACATTTTGtattcgacagcatttgttatgtttgcacgcagatcaagtttgtttcaaattttggaCGGAAGTGTCCACGGAGAtccataaatattaaataacaataaagtttTAGATTCGCGTACAGACAATAATAAttgtagtatttatgattccagAAAATTTAGATGCGAGCAGATAAGAATTgatgaagttatttaagaaatacgtttctttggctgacaatctggtatattttgcactccatagtatattttgaaaatagtaatatatcaatataccaaatatttggaatattttaataataatgcggcataatattttggtatattttaagaataatgccgcgctgtattgcttttattcaaaatgggtagcgggtggGTCacattacaataataattatagtctctgtgattcctgaaaatttgtttgtaatcagataaaaattattgaagttgttaaagaaatacttttgtattggcaaaaacgcctgctTACTagaggtcttagttgctttggctgacaatttggtatattttgcagtgtatggtatatttttaatgcagttCCATATCAATATCCCAAATATACcttttgacatattttcaatattttttgtggtattattttggtatattttaaaattaatatcgcaataattagtttttattcaaaatgtgtagcgcgtatctcacagtcgagcacacttcaCTGcatctttcttacttgttgaaaaaatacttttgtatggcaaattaCGTCTACCGCGGGACTTTGTTGACTTAGctaacaatttggtatattttgcactccaTAGTACATTTTGAACGTagaactatataaatataccaaatatggtctCCGGTATAATttaggtatattatttggtatatttttagaattataccacactgttttggctatattcaaaatggatagcgggtatctcacagttgagcacactcgactgcaacCTTTTTACTTGCTTTTTTTATGTTCTAAGTTGTGAGTTTAAgggaaattttaatttcgtatatttcGTGTTGAAAGCTGAGCAAAGCTCTATAAGAAAAGCTTTTTGGCTTTCACAGCTAGTGCAAGCTTTCACAGTTTTACAGTGAGAGTTTCTGTTATTTAAGCTGCcactaaaaatactaagcTTTAAGGGTATACTAAAGTATTATTGAATTATCAATTACATTTAGAAACATGCTTTAACAAATcgataataatttaataattcccATTTGAACTAGAATTGTAACGAAGACGTAAATTTCCTCAATAATATTTTCGATAAGTTTGCAATACATTTTGAACCACGGTTCTGGCGCCTGCGCGATCCTTCGTGGCCACTGCGAATTAAAGTCAGCTGCTGCCAAAGGCAGCGCCGTTGAAGCGCTTATCATTGCTCAGTTGGTTCATTGTCTGTCAGCTAGAGAGGAGGTGAGTGCCAGACTTTGTGTCTTCTCCTGAGTTCTGCGTAATTGCTGAAGTGCAAGTGGAAAATGCAACTACAGCCAAAATAGAAAAGTGTCTGGATTCGCCTTACTCACACACAATTAAACTACATCTCATTGAGAGTCGAGGATTTGTgcgtatttttgtagtttttatcAACTACAAACACCTGTTGAACATCTAAGGAATTTCATACGAGGACAAAGTGCACCTCGgtgaaaaatcaataataatatttagcATATGGCAAAGCATAGAAAGGGTAGACAGCAAGCAGATAAGACAGATTAAGCACGTCGCAATATCATTGTGCATTAatcatacgccgcgtgtgcCACGCAACAATATTACATTTCTTGCAGACGAACGGCAGCAAAAACGGCAAAGTGAGCCGCATGACCCTGAACTTTGAACTGGCAGTGAACTCTCACGgaagtaaacaacaacaacagaaagcACAACTTAAAaggacagcaacaaaaaaaaaaccaaaacaacaacatggccAGCATGCGTCGCTTTCGCAaggtaaatgaaaaaaaaaaataaagatattgCTAAGTTTCATGGAACAACAAGCTTCGGCATGTCGAAGTTACTAAGCCTAACGGAGAGTTTTAGATAGTGacaatttaaacataaattattggAGTTAAAACTATTATTGagataagaaagctacagtcgagtgtgctcgactgtgagatacccgctaccgattttga encodes the following:
- the LOC133841285 gene encoding high mobility group protein Z; this encodes MSGERPKRPLSAYMLWLNENREQIKKDNPGSKVTDIAKRGGELWRGLKDKTEWEQKAIKMKEEYNKAVKDYEANGGTDSGAPKKRKKVAAKPAKKAKKKESSEEDEEDESE